From Diaminobutyricibacter sp. McL0608, one genomic window encodes:
- the ftsX gene encoding permease-like cell division protein FtsX, with protein MRFGLIWSEVVSGLRRNMSMVISVILVTFISLTFVGAAVLLQMQIGQMKTYWYDRAQVAVYMCTATDSCPGGEASAEQIAAVKTQLKSTTLSPYIQKFYFEDHQAGYEQFKKQFKGNPVADFVTPDLIPQTFWVNLKNPSQSDVLTETLSSLAGVQSVVDQRSYLDQIFSILNAASYTAIGIAALMLVAAALLIATTIRLSAFSRRRELGIMRLVGASNRFIQTPFVLEGVFAALIGSVLAAGAVFAIVHFFVRGYLANRIISINFVSESDALVVVPILLLVGVVLAAVSANFAITRYLKV; from the coding sequence ATGAGGTTCGGACTGATCTGGTCCGAGGTCGTGAGCGGCCTCAGGCGCAACATGTCGATGGTCATCTCCGTCATTCTCGTGACCTTCATCTCGCTCACCTTCGTCGGAGCGGCCGTGCTTCTGCAGATGCAGATCGGGCAGATGAAGACGTACTGGTACGACCGCGCCCAGGTCGCGGTCTACATGTGCACCGCGACTGACTCGTGCCCGGGAGGCGAGGCCTCTGCCGAACAGATCGCGGCGGTGAAGACCCAGCTGAAGTCGACGACGCTCAGCCCGTACATCCAGAAGTTCTACTTCGAGGACCACCAGGCGGGCTACGAACAGTTCAAGAAGCAGTTCAAGGGCAACCCGGTCGCCGACTTCGTCACCCCCGACCTGATTCCGCAGACATTCTGGGTGAATCTGAAGAACCCGTCGCAGTCGGATGTGCTCACCGAGACCCTGTCATCCCTCGCGGGGGTGCAGAGCGTCGTCGACCAGCGCAGCTATCTCGACCAGATCTTCTCGATTCTCAACGCGGCCAGCTACACGGCGATCGGAATCGCGGCACTGATGCTGGTCGCGGCCGCACTCCTGATAGCCACGACCATCCGTCTCTCGGCGTTCTCGAGACGCAGGGAGCTCGGGATCATGCGGCTGGTCGGCGCGTCCAACCGCTTCATCCAGACACCATTCGTGCTCGAGGGGGTCTTCGCCGCCCTCATCGGGTCGGTGCTCGCCGCAGGGGCGGTGTTCGCCATCGTCCACTTCTTTGTTCGCGGCTACCTCGCCAACCGGATCATCTCGATCAACTTCGTGAGCGAGAGCGACGCGCTTGTGGTCGTGCCGATCCTGCTTCTCGTCGGTGTCGTCCTGGCAGCGGTCTCTGCGAACTTCGCCATCACGCGCTACCTGAAGGTCTAG
- the rimK gene encoding 30S ribosomal protein S6--L-glutamate ligase encodes MKLAILSRAPQAYSTQRLRAAAQQRGHQVKVLDTLRFAIDLSGNEPDLQYRGRLLSDYDAVLPRIGNSITYFGTAVVRQFEQMDVYTPNTANGITNSRDKLRATQILSRHNIGMPATAFVHSRADVRLAIERVGGAPVVIKLLEGTQGIGVILAPEVKIAEAIIETLHSTKQNVLIQSFISESRGRDIRALVVGDRVVAAMRRVASGDEFRSNVHRGGTVEPVELTPAYEQAAVRSAQIMGLRVAGVDMLEGNDGPLVMEVNSSPGLEGIERATSLDVAGAIIDFIANQVAFPEIDVRQRLSVSTGYGVAELLVHGNADLVGKTIRDSGLGDRDITVLTLHRGAAVIPNPRGGVELESGDRLLCFGKLEEMRSMIPERRRRRAKVRKLPKEPIPEVVAP; translated from the coding sequence ATGAAACTGGCGATCCTCTCGCGCGCCCCGCAGGCGTATTCCACTCAGCGACTCCGCGCGGCCGCGCAGCAACGCGGCCATCAGGTCAAAGTACTCGACACGTTGCGCTTCGCGATCGACCTGTCCGGCAACGAGCCCGACCTTCAGTACCGCGGTCGACTGCTCTCCGACTATGACGCGGTGCTCCCCCGCATCGGCAACTCGATCACCTACTTCGGCACGGCTGTCGTGCGCCAGTTCGAGCAGATGGACGTCTACACGCCCAACACGGCGAACGGCATCACGAACTCCCGGGACAAGTTGCGGGCAACGCAGATCCTGTCGCGGCACAACATCGGGATGCCGGCCACGGCGTTCGTGCACAGCCGGGCGGATGTGCGGCTCGCCATCGAGCGCGTCGGCGGCGCCCCTGTGGTCATCAAGCTTCTCGAGGGAACCCAGGGCATCGGCGTCATCCTCGCCCCCGAGGTGAAGATCGCTGAGGCGATCATCGAGACGCTGCATTCGACGAAGCAGAACGTGCTGATCCAGAGCTTCATCTCGGAGAGCCGCGGCCGCGACATCCGTGCACTCGTCGTCGGAGACCGCGTCGTCGCCGCGATGCGACGCGTGGCGAGCGGCGACGAGTTCCGGTCCAATGTGCACCGGGGTGGCACGGTCGAACCCGTTGAACTGACTCCGGCGTACGAGCAGGCGGCCGTGCGTTCAGCACAGATCATGGGACTGCGCGTGGCCGGCGTCGACATGCTCGAAGGCAACGACGGTCCACTCGTCATGGAGGTGAACTCGTCTCCGGGTCTCGAAGGCATCGAGCGGGCGACCAGCCTCGATGTGGCCGGTGCCATCATCGATTTCATCGCCAACCAGGTCGCGTTCCCCGAGATCGATGTCCGCCAGAGGCTCAGCGTCTCCACCGGCTACGGAGTCGCGGAATTGCTCGTGCACGGCAACGCCGACCTGGTCGGCAAGACGATCCGGGACTCGGGTCTCGGCGACCGCGACATCACCGTTCTGACCCTGCACCGCGGTGCCGCGGTCATCCCGAATCCGCGGGGTGGTGTCGAGCTCGAGTCCGGCGACCGTCTGCTCTGTTTCGGCAAGCTCGAAGAGATGCGTTCGATGATTCCGGAGCGCCGTCGTCGCCGGGCGAAGGTGCGGAAGCTTCCGAAGGAGCCGATCCCGGAGGTTGTGGCTCCGTAA
- a CDS encoding GDSL-type esterase/lipase family protein, producing the protein MDCTHTASSYPLLLDRLPSVHLVSDVSCSGATTTDVVTSQIGALNRSISLVTVTAGANDLDVAGLQAVCAANPASATCAAAIQARQAQLPALFANLVSTYSLIAAASPNALILVIGYAPLVSTGPLNTAEQALNSTIQGAASTAAAQGAHIRYVAVSFTGHTVDSPHPWFVLAGPNIFHPTWQGNLAYAASIAGSLLAVINHR; encoded by the coding sequence ATCGACTGCACGCACACCGCCTCCAGCTACCCCCTCCTGCTTGACCGGCTGCCGAGCGTACACCTGGTCAGTGACGTCAGTTGCTCCGGAGCGACGACGACCGACGTCGTCACCAGCCAAATCGGCGCGCTCAACCGGAGCATCAGCCTCGTCACTGTCACCGCTGGCGCCAACGACCTGGATGTCGCCGGACTGCAGGCCGTCTGCGCCGCCAACCCGGCGTCCGCGACCTGTGCAGCGGCAATCCAGGCGCGCCAGGCCCAGCTGCCCGCCCTGTTCGCGAACCTCGTCTCGACGTACTCCCTCATAGCGGCTGCGTCGCCCAATGCGCTCATCCTCGTCATCGGCTACGCGCCGCTGGTCTCCACTGGGCCGCTCAATACCGCGGAGCAGGCTCTCAACTCGACCATCCAGGGCGCCGCGAGCACTGCCGCTGCACAAGGCGCTCACATCCGCTACGTCGCTGTGAGCTTTACCGGCCACACGGTGGACAGCCCGCATCCGTGGTTCGTTCTCGCGGGCCCGAACATCTTCCACCCCACCTGGCAGGGGAACCTGGCATACGCGGCCTCGATCGCCGGTTCGCTTCTGGCCGTCATCAACCACCGCTGA
- the ftsE gene encoding cell division ATP-binding protein FtsE produces MIRFDHVSKQYSGTTRPALNAINLEVLRGEFVFLVGASGSGKSSCLRLILKEEKPTKGKIHVLGQDLGTISSRKVPYFRRNIGVVFQDFRLLPNKTVFENVAFTLQVIGKSRGFIQEAVPDVLKMVGLDGKAARRPHELSGGEQQRVAIARAVVNKPQVLLADEPTGNLDPATSAGIMAVLERINAGGTTVLMATHEAAIVDQMKRRVIELVNGQIVRDERHGGYGFTAAIPTAHIAVADEPADAVTRNTAPTRIPSHQAADPVEPRTFAAPAPVSAPAPVHEEPAVYETAAEQEPAPEYEPSQEFEPATASAVASSTDTGAVSAHFAAPPTQPVIRPRLTDHELPEQLSLAEKLGLRAPGGNDGDPDEQNVGPTK; encoded by the coding sequence ATGATTCGGTTCGATCACGTATCCAAGCAGTACTCGGGCACAACGCGCCCTGCGCTCAATGCCATCAACCTCGAAGTGCTGCGCGGGGAGTTCGTCTTCCTCGTCGGGGCATCCGGCTCGGGAAAATCGAGCTGCCTTCGGCTGATCCTCAAAGAGGAGAAACCGACCAAAGGCAAGATCCACGTACTCGGGCAGGACCTGGGGACGATCTCCAGTCGCAAAGTCCCGTACTTCCGCCGCAATATCGGTGTCGTCTTCCAGGATTTCCGGCTCTTGCCGAACAAGACGGTCTTCGAGAACGTCGCGTTCACTCTCCAGGTCATCGGCAAGTCCCGCGGATTCATCCAGGAGGCCGTGCCCGACGTGCTCAAGATGGTCGGACTCGACGGGAAAGCGGCACGTCGTCCGCACGAGCTGTCCGGCGGTGAGCAACAGCGCGTCGCAATCGCTCGAGCCGTCGTGAACAAGCCCCAGGTGCTCCTCGCCGACGAGCCGACGGGAAACCTCGACCCCGCGACGAGTGCCGGAATCATGGCGGTGCTCGAACGCATCAACGCAGGCGGGACGACCGTACTGATGGCAACCCACGAAGCGGCGATCGTCGACCAGATGAAGCGGCGCGTCATCGAGCTGGTGAACGGTCAGATCGTTCGCGACGAACGCCACGGAGGCTACGGCTTCACGGCGGCGATCCCGACGGCCCACATCGCGGTCGCCGATGAGCCGGCCGATGCTGTCACGCGCAATACCGCGCCGACGCGCATCCCCTCCCACCAGGCCGCAGACCCAGTGGAGCCGCGCACCTTCGCAGCGCCCGCGCCGGTCTCCGCGCCCGCGCCCGTTCACGAGGAGCCTGCCGTCTACGAAACGGCCGCGGAACAGGAGCCGGCACCCGAATACGAGCCGAGCCAGGAATTCGAGCCGGCCACGGCATCCGCTGTCGCGTCCTCGACGGACACCGGTGCGGTCAGTGCGCACTTCGCTGCGCCGCCCACCCAGCCGGTCATCCGGCCGAGACTGACCGACCACGAACTTCCGGAGCAGCTGAGTCTGGCCGAGAAGCTCGGCCTGCGGGCACCCGGAGGCAACGACGGCGACCCGGACGAACAGAATGTGGGGCCGACGAAATGA
- a CDS encoding SIMPL domain-containing protein has translation MTETIITVQGEYELRHAAERGSVVLTVGFDGPDRNDVLARTTERQASLTSELRDMHNAQTGPVTSWTSDNLRVAGDRPWSQTGEQLPIVYHAELGLGVTFSDLAALSDWVGAVSLLSGVTVAGITWSLTDARRQSLVQEARRRAVENAVAKATVYATSLGLSTVRPVALADPGMLGDGSAPVQPAQPMFARAALDSAGESLTLKPEEIVITVQVHARFAAS, from the coding sequence ATGACTGAGACGATCATCACGGTGCAGGGCGAGTACGAGCTGCGGCATGCGGCCGAGCGCGGCTCCGTGGTCCTGACGGTCGGGTTCGACGGGCCGGACAGGAACGACGTGCTCGCCCGCACCACCGAGCGGCAGGCCTCCCTGACGAGCGAACTCCGCGACATGCACAACGCCCAGACGGGACCGGTGACTTCGTGGACCTCTGACAACCTCCGCGTCGCGGGCGACCGGCCGTGGAGCCAGACCGGTGAGCAACTCCCGATCGTCTATCACGCCGAGCTCGGCCTCGGGGTGACGTTCAGCGACCTTGCCGCCCTTTCTGACTGGGTCGGCGCCGTGTCCCTCCTGAGCGGAGTGACTGTGGCGGGCATCACATGGAGCCTCACGGATGCGCGTCGCCAGAGCCTGGTGCAGGAGGCGCGGCGGCGCGCGGTCGAGAACGCGGTGGCCAAGGCGACGGTGTACGCGACCAGCCTCGGCCTGAGCACCGTTCGTCCGGTCGCGCTGGCCGACCCCGGGATGCTCGGAGACGGGTCGGCACCAGTCCAGCCGGCGCAGCCCATGTTCGCACGCGCCGCATTGGATTCGGCAGGCGAATCCCTCACTCTCAAGCCTGAGGAGATCGTCATCACCGTGCAGGTGCACGCGCGCTTCGCCGCATCCTGA
- a CDS encoding MarR family winged helix-turn-helix transcriptional regulator: protein MTTISRRGAARARRGYASLSLVDQSLVTYIGAHPGCRNVEIAAHFQLNKSTVSRQVANLVDLGLVEVRDSGSDVRGQGLALTDAGDQSRRRLADEVLTALNERLASWSESDLQTFADLMERFNAGDWPEP from the coding sequence TTGACCACGATCAGCCGGCGCGGCGCAGCCCGGGCCCGACGCGGCTATGCGTCGCTGTCGCTCGTCGACCAGTCGCTCGTCACGTACATCGGAGCACACCCGGGCTGTCGTAACGTCGAAATCGCGGCGCACTTCCAGCTCAACAAGTCCACCGTCTCCCGCCAGGTCGCGAACCTCGTCGATCTCGGCCTCGTCGAAGTGCGCGACTCCGGTTCCGATGTGCGCGGGCAAGGGCTCGCGCTGACGGATGCGGGGGATCAGTCGCGACGTCGGCTCGCCGACGAAGTGCTCACGGCCCTCAACGAGCGGCTCGCCTCCTGGTCGGAAAGCGATCTGCAGACGTTCGCCGACCTGATGGAGCGTTTCAACGCGGGCGACTGGCCGGAACCCTGA
- a CDS encoding alpha/beta fold hydrolase encodes MKIDHATIAGVRHEIEEVNGTRLHYVTAGDRGTPVLLVHGFPETWWAFRKLIPLLAVHHQVYAVDLRGFGDSDVAEETFSSAVAAEDLHLLIEHLSLGPTHVVGQDISGAVVYRLAATHPEDVISLTAIESGLAGFGAERLADVTHGGVWYLGALASSGVAGLLFEKEARAFIGDYLYPFYGVSSSAVGPEDVAEFARTYSRPGGFAGAAGLYRGMLTEGQELRTLVQDAPLRVPVTTIGSRGGGFTHAAFGSVTAQDPTAIQLEGVGHYVAQEAPESLADALIDAFAV; translated from the coding sequence ATGAAGATCGACCACGCAACCATCGCCGGCGTCCGGCACGAAATCGAAGAAGTGAACGGCACCCGACTGCATTACGTCACCGCCGGAGACCGAGGCACGCCTGTGCTCCTCGTCCACGGATTCCCAGAGACCTGGTGGGCCTTCCGCAAACTCATCCCGCTGCTCGCCGTCCACCACCAGGTGTACGCCGTGGACCTCCGCGGTTTCGGTGACTCAGACGTCGCCGAGGAGACGTTCTCGAGCGCCGTTGCCGCAGAGGATCTCCACTTGCTGATCGAACACCTGTCGCTGGGACCGACGCACGTGGTGGGGCAGGACATCAGCGGCGCTGTGGTCTACCGGCTCGCCGCCACCCATCCTGAGGACGTCATCAGCCTCACGGCGATCGAGTCAGGCCTGGCGGGCTTCGGCGCCGAACGGCTTGCGGATGTCACGCACGGCGGCGTCTGGTACCTCGGCGCCCTGGCGTCCTCCGGCGTCGCCGGCCTCCTGTTCGAGAAGGAAGCCCGCGCATTCATCGGGGACTACCTGTACCCCTTCTATGGCGTCTCCTCCTCGGCGGTCGGCCCCGAGGACGTCGCCGAGTTCGCCCGCACCTACAGCAGGCCCGGCGGATTCGCCGGTGCCGCGGGCCTCTACCGCGGCATGCTCACCGAAGGCCAGGAGCTCCGCACCCTCGTTCAGGATGCGCCGCTGCGGGTCCCGGTGACAACCATCGGCTCGCGCGGCGGAGGATTCACCCACGCAGCATTCGGCAGCGTGACTGCGCAGGATCCCACAGCCATCCAGTTGGAGGGCGTGGGCCACTACGTCGCGCAAGAGGCTCCAGAATCACTGGCGGACGCACTCATCGACGCATTCGCCGTGTGA
- a CDS encoding TetR/AcrR family transcriptional regulator has product MSRWQPDARGRLVLAAMDLFLERGFEQTTVADIAEHAGLTERTFFRHFADKREVLFLGQEELVDLFVSSVTNAPANASPLEAVAAALKVVAADFQPRREFAQRRGHVIQANPALQERELIKLARMSTAIATSLRERGVSEPSASLAAQSGISVFHVGFAEWIDEDNTRTFAEIITTALAALKAVAS; this is encoded by the coding sequence ATGAGCAGATGGCAGCCCGACGCCCGCGGACGACTCGTGCTCGCCGCCATGGACCTCTTCCTCGAGCGCGGCTTCGAGCAGACGACCGTCGCAGACATCGCGGAACACGCAGGACTCACCGAACGCACGTTCTTCCGGCACTTCGCAGACAAGCGAGAGGTTCTCTTCCTCGGCCAGGAGGAGCTTGTCGACCTCTTCGTCTCGTCGGTGACGAACGCTCCGGCCAATGCCTCCCCCCTCGAAGCCGTGGCCGCAGCGCTCAAGGTGGTCGCCGCCGACTTCCAACCGCGGCGCGAATTCGCGCAGCGTCGCGGACACGTCATCCAGGCGAATCCAGCCCTTCAGGAGCGCGAGCTCATCAAACTCGCCCGGATGTCGACCGCTATCGCGACCTCGCTGCGCGAACGCGGAGTGAGTGAGCCGTCAGCGAGCCTCGCCGCACAGTCAGGAATCTCTGTGTTCCACGTCGGCTTCGCGGAGTGGATCGATGAGGACAACACGCGCACATTCGCCGAGATCATAACGACCGCCCTCGCGGCGCTGAAGGCCGTCGCTTCCTGA
- a CDS encoding MBL fold metallo-hydrolase, with protein sequence MLRQVADGVLVHESEFCQSNAVVVQGPTGVLLIDAGVLEAEMACLAQDLSDSGLTVEAGFSTHPHWDHLLWHPALGTAARWGTALCAATAGERLSHGIDRQRFGIPDEVPFDLIGLITGLPAGTELIPWDGPPVRIVEHRAHAPGHAALVIQERGVLVAGDMLSDVLIPMLDLNNTADPIGDYLAALELLERAAGDVDVVIPGHGSVGGAGQVRARIEQDRVYVNALQNGVESSDPRVGPSAEEGWEWVSDVHAGQLARLAALRG encoded by the coding sequence GTGCTGAGGCAGGTAGCGGATGGTGTGCTGGTACACGAGAGTGAGTTCTGCCAGAGCAACGCGGTGGTCGTGCAGGGGCCGACCGGCGTGCTGCTCATCGATGCAGGTGTGCTCGAGGCCGAGATGGCGTGCCTCGCACAGGACCTGTCCGATTCGGGTCTGACGGTTGAGGCGGGATTCTCGACGCATCCGCATTGGGATCATCTGCTCTGGCATCCCGCTCTCGGCACTGCCGCGCGTTGGGGCACCGCGCTCTGCGCGGCGACGGCTGGTGAGCGACTGTCGCACGGTATCGACCGACAGCGGTTCGGCATCCCCGACGAAGTACCGTTCGATCTGATCGGACTCATCACCGGGCTGCCTGCCGGAACCGAGCTGATTCCCTGGGACGGCCCTCCCGTGCGGATCGTCGAGCATCGGGCACATGCCCCAGGACACGCAGCGCTGGTGATCCAGGAACGCGGGGTTCTCGTCGCCGGGGACATGCTCTCCGACGTTCTGATTCCCATGCTCGACCTGAACAACACTGCTGACCCGATCGGGGACTACCTCGCCGCTCTGGAGCTGCTCGAGAGGGCGGCCGGCGACGTCGATGTCGTCATCCCGGGGCACGGGTCCGTCGGTGGCGCCGGCCAGGTCCGTGCGCGAATCGAGCAGGACCGCGTCTACGTGAACGCCTTGCAGAACGGCGTTGAATCGAGCGACCCGCGCGTCGGCCCTTCGGCCGAAGAAGGCTGGGAATGGGTCAGCGACGTGCACGCGGGGCAGCTCGCGCGTCTTGCCGCTCTTCGCGGGTGA
- a CDS encoding SDR family oxidoreductase, with the protein MRVFVTGASGWIGSAVTAELIAAGHQVVGLARSEASAEKVAAAGAEVQRGDITDLDSLRAGADGADGIIHTAFIHDFTAMANSAAVDFAAVQLFGDLFDGSGRPLVIASGILGAVSVETDRPDPATAVSPRILTEHTLFRFADRGIRSSAVRLPPTVHGDGDHGFMAALIGADRQKQSSGYVGDGSNRWPAVHRLDAAHLFCLALEKAPAGSALHAVDDEGVRLRDIAEVIGRHLDVPLVSVAPEEAMDHFGWLGPLLAIDSPASSAITRELLGWAPTHPNLLEDLEQGHYFGTA; encoded by the coding sequence ATGCGTGTTTTCGTCACCGGTGCATCCGGCTGGATCGGCTCAGCGGTCACGGCCGAGCTCATCGCCGCAGGCCATCAGGTCGTCGGCCTGGCACGTTCGGAGGCGTCCGCAGAGAAGGTCGCGGCTGCCGGTGCGGAGGTGCAGCGAGGCGACATCACCGACCTCGACAGTCTGCGCGCGGGTGCGGACGGCGCCGACGGCATCATCCACACCGCGTTCATTCACGACTTCACCGCAATGGCGAATTCCGCTGCTGTCGACTTCGCGGCTGTCCAGCTCTTCGGTGACCTGTTCGACGGCAGCGGCCGTCCCCTCGTCATCGCTTCGGGCATCCTCGGCGCCGTGTCGGTCGAAACCGACCGCCCCGACCCGGCGACCGCCGTATCTCCGCGGATCCTTACCGAACACACGCTGTTCCGATTCGCCGACAGGGGCATCCGTTCCTCGGCGGTCAGGCTTCCTCCAACGGTGCACGGCGACGGCGATCACGGCTTCATGGCAGCTCTGATCGGCGCCGACCGGCAGAAGCAGAGCTCCGGGTACGTCGGCGACGGCAGTAACCGCTGGCCGGCGGTCCACCGCCTCGACGCGGCGCACCTGTTCTGTCTCGCGCTCGAGAAAGCGCCGGCGGGCTCAGCGCTCCACGCCGTCGACGACGAGGGCGTGCGCCTGCGCGACATCGCCGAGGTGATCGGGCGACACCTCGACGTTCCCCTCGTCAGCGTGGCGCCGGAAGAAGCGATGGACCACTTCGGCTGGCTCGGTCCGCTGCTGGCGATCGACAGCCCCGCCTCCAGCGCGATCACCCGCGAACTACTCGGCTGGGCCCCGACGCACCCGAACCTGCTCGAAGACCTCGAGCAGGGGCACTACTTCGGGACGGCCTGA
- a CDS encoding MarR family winged helix-turn-helix transcriptional regulator: protein MSRGGADLALLLLGGFRFMADEATLRLDARGYPGVRPAHDFALRAVAAGATSLSEVGRRTSVSKQAAAKTVTFLEESGYVLRTADSGDRRSAHLTVTDRGHSLMREGEAVFDELRAEWESLVGAERIAEVQDALLGLVGTDHTVFGG, encoded by the coding sequence ATGTCTCGAGGGGGTGCCGACCTGGCGTTGCTGCTGCTGGGAGGGTTCCGGTTCATGGCGGACGAGGCGACGCTCCGGCTCGATGCTCGCGGCTACCCCGGGGTCCGCCCCGCGCATGATTTCGCTTTGCGTGCTGTCGCGGCCGGAGCGACCTCCCTCTCTGAGGTGGGGCGGCGCACGTCCGTCTCCAAGCAAGCGGCGGCGAAGACGGTCACGTTTCTGGAGGAGAGCGGCTACGTTCTTCGCACTGCTGATTCGGGCGACCGGCGAAGCGCGCACCTGACGGTGACCGATCGCGGGCACTCGCTGATGCGTGAGGGCGAAGCCGTGTTCGATGAGCTCCGGGCTGAGTGGGAATCCCTCGTAGGTGCTGAGCGCATCGCTGAAGTGCAGGATGCTCTGCTGGGCCTTGTCGGCACGGATCACACGGTCTTCGGCGGCTAA
- a CDS encoding ATP-dependent zinc protease family protein, whose product MQTDFHSSTIAGWREWVSLPGIGVPWIKAKLDTGARSSALHAFDVEELAGEDGDRVRFHVRPWQKSDRDFVEVECPVYDRRLVRSSSGHSEERIVVLLEVELFGRTVMAETTLSNRDQMGFRMLIGREALRQGFIVDPGESFLGGRAPRLIRRRNRGRE is encoded by the coding sequence GTGCAAACAGACTTCCATTCAAGCACCATCGCAGGCTGGCGCGAATGGGTGAGCCTCCCCGGCATCGGAGTTCCATGGATCAAGGCGAAACTCGACACCGGTGCGCGCAGCTCAGCCCTGCACGCGTTCGACGTCGAGGAGCTTGCGGGCGAAGACGGTGATCGTGTGCGTTTTCATGTTCGGCCGTGGCAGAAGTCGGACCGCGACTTCGTCGAGGTCGAGTGCCCGGTGTACGACCGCCGACTGGTGCGGAGCTCGTCCGGTCACAGCGAGGAACGCATCGTTGTGCTTCTGGAGGTCGAACTCTTCGGACGCACCGTGATGGCCGAGACGACGCTGAGCAACCGGGACCAGATGGGATTCCGCATGCTCATCGGTCGTGAGGCCCTGCGGCAGGGCTTCATCGTCGACCCGGGCGAGTCGTTCCTCGGCGGTCGTGCCCCCCGGCTCATCCGCCGCCGCAACCGCGGAAGGGAGTAG
- the smpB gene encoding SsrA-binding protein SmpB, producing the protein MPRERGQKVVATNRKARHDYTIEDTYEAGLVLTGTEVKSLRAGRASLVDGYAYVDGGEAWLDAVHIPEYADGTWNNHAPRRKRKLLLHKAQILKIHNKVKEGGYTLVPLSIYFSDGRAKVELAVAKGKREYDKRQALRERQDKREADRAMSSRRHLGE; encoded by the coding sequence GTGCCCAGAGAACGTGGCCAGAAGGTCGTGGCCACCAATCGCAAAGCCCGCCACGACTACACCATCGAAGACACCTATGAGGCCGGACTGGTCCTCACCGGCACCGAGGTGAAGTCGCTGCGGGCCGGTCGTGCATCGCTCGTCGACGGTTACGCCTACGTCGACGGGGGTGAGGCGTGGCTCGACGCCGTGCACATCCCCGAATACGCCGACGGCACCTGGAACAATCACGCCCCGCGTCGCAAGCGCAAGCTGCTCCTGCACAAAGCGCAGATCCTGAAGATCCACAACAAGGTCAAAGAGGGCGGCTACACCCTGGTGCCGTTGTCGATCTACTTCAGCGACGGCCGGGCGAAAGTCGAACTCGCCGTCGCGAAAGGCAAGCGTGAGTACGACAAGCGGCAGGCGCTGCGCGAGCGCCAGGACAAGCGCGAGGCCGATCGGGCGATGTCGAGCCGGCGCCACCTGGGGGAGTAG
- a CDS encoding tyrosine-protein phosphatase produces MKTSRRIPVPGTYNFRDVGGYAASGGRIRSGKLFRSDGIHDLGDAGRQELRELGIGLVIDLRDDFEVEAMPDDLAGLDVRAVRLPVFEGSGASHDTVGISLEALYERILTLHADAVISALRELAHSGDDAVLIHCTAGKDRTGIVVALALLAAGVDRDTVVADYAESEANLSGQWLDAMVELVKSHDVEITPSLRILLGGSPPEALRGAIDAIEKKHGSVRQYLLDAGLGELDMASLRSVLVEPS; encoded by the coding sequence ATGAAAACTTCGCGTCGCATCCCCGTTCCCGGCACCTACAATTTCCGCGACGTCGGCGGCTACGCGGCAAGCGGTGGCCGCATCAGGTCGGGCAAACTCTTCCGGTCAGACGGAATCCACGACCTCGGAGACGCCGGCAGGCAAGAACTCCGCGAGCTCGGGATCGGACTCGTCATCGACCTTCGCGACGACTTCGAAGTCGAGGCGATGCCCGATGATCTCGCCGGCCTCGACGTTCGAGCTGTGAGGCTCCCGGTCTTTGAAGGCTCCGGCGCATCCCACGATACGGTCGGGATCAGCCTCGAAGCACTGTATGAGCGCATCCTCACCCTCCATGCCGATGCGGTCATCTCTGCGCTGCGCGAGCTCGCGCACTCGGGAGACGACGCCGTCCTGATCCACTGCACGGCGGGCAAGGACCGTACCGGCATCGTCGTCGCACTCGCGCTTCTTGCTGCCGGCGTCGACCGGGACACCGTCGTCGCCGACTACGCGGAATCGGAGGCGAACCTCAGCGGCCAGTGGCTCGACGCGATGGTCGAGCTGGTCAAGAGTCACGATGTCGAGATCACGCCGTCGTTGCGCATCCTGCTCGGTGGGAGCCCGCCCGAGGCGCTCCGCGGCGCGATCGACGCGATCGAGAAGAAGCACGGGAGCGTTCGGCAGTACCTTCTCGACGCGGGGCTCGGTGAACTCGACATGGCGTCCCTGCGTTCGGTCCTCGTCGAACCGAGCTGA